Proteins co-encoded in one Klebsiella michiganensis genomic window:
- a CDS encoding lysine 2,3-aminomutase, with amino-acid sequence MAHIVTLNPPHREDWLTQLADVITDPDELLHILNVADDEELLAGREARRLFALRVPRAFVARMEKGNPNDPLLRQVLTAKQEFVAAPGFTTDPLEEQHSVVPGLLHKYRNRALLLVKGGCAVNCRYCFRRHFPYADNQGNKRNWQTALAYISEHPELDEIIFSGGDPLMAKDHELDWLMSELEAIPHIKRLRIHSRLPIVIPARVTDGLAARIARSSLQVLLVNHINHAQEIGDDFRLAMAKLRQAGVTLLNQSVLLRGVNDSAPTLANLSNALFDAGVMPYYLHVLDRVQGAAHFMVEDEEARAIMRELLTLVSGYMVPKLAREIGGEPSKTPLDLQLRQK; translated from the coding sequence ATGGCACACATTGTAACCCTAAATCCCCCTCACAGAGAAGATTGGTTAACGCAACTTGCCGATGTTATAACCGATCCTGATGAACTGCTGCACATTTTAAATGTAGCCGACGATGAAGAACTGCTCGCCGGGCGTGAAGCGAGGCGTCTTTTTGCCCTGCGAGTTCCTCGCGCTTTCGTCGCGCGTATGGAAAAAGGCAACCCTAACGACCCGCTGCTGCGCCAGGTACTGACGGCAAAACAGGAGTTCGTAGCCGCCCCAGGCTTCACGACGGACCCGCTGGAGGAACAGCACAGCGTTGTCCCAGGCTTGCTCCACAAGTACCGTAACCGCGCCTTGCTGCTGGTGAAAGGCGGCTGCGCCGTAAACTGCCGCTACTGTTTCCGTCGTCACTTCCCGTATGCCGACAACCAGGGTAACAAACGCAACTGGCAAACGGCGCTGGCGTATATCAGCGAACATCCTGAGCTGGACGAAATTATCTTCTCCGGCGGCGACCCGCTGATGGCCAAAGATCACGAACTGGACTGGCTGATGAGCGAGCTCGAAGCCATTCCTCATATCAAGCGTCTGCGCATTCATAGCCGCCTGCCGATAGTTATCCCGGCGCGTGTTACCGACGGGCTGGCGGCAAGAATCGCCCGCTCATCGCTTCAGGTGCTGCTGGTTAACCATATTAACCATGCCCAGGAAATTGGCGACGATTTCCGCCTGGCTATGGCAAAGCTACGCCAGGCGGGTGTGACGCTGCTCAACCAAAGCGTGCTGCTGCGCGGCGTGAACGACAGCGCGCCAACGCTGGCCAATCTGAGCAATGCATTATTTGATGCAGGCGTGATGCCGTATTACCTGCACGTACTCGACAGAGTGCAGGGTGCGGCACATTTTATGGTGGAAGACGAAGAAGCCCGGGCGATTATGCGAGAGCTGCTGACGCTGGTTTCTGGCTATATGGTGCCGAAGCTGGCGAGAGAAATAGGCGGGGAACCGAGCAAGACGCCGCTGGATTTGCAATTGCGGCAGAAGTGA
- a CDS encoding entericidin A (acts as and antidote to the bacteriolytic entericidin B in the EcnAB toxin-antitoxin complex) yields MLKQILIISLLAAALSGCNTTRGFGEDLQHLGGAIERAANK; encoded by the coding sequence TTGCTGAAACAGATTCTTATTATCTCGCTGCTGGCCGCTGCGCTGTCGGGGTGTAATACCACGCGTGGATTCGGCGAAGATCTGCAGCACCTCGGCGGCGCCATCGAGCGCGCAGCCAATAAATAA
- a CDS encoding membrane protein yields the protein MRMKVSSGVVVAALLLAGCSTGNQLSSGGQSVRFVEDKPGSECRLLGTATGEQSNWLSGQHGDEGGSMRGAANALRNNAAEMGGNVLYGVSSPTQTLLSSFAPTASQMTGQVYKCPN from the coding sequence ATGCGCATGAAAGTCTCATCAGGAGTGGTTGTGGCAGCGCTGCTGCTGGCAGGATGTAGCACGGGCAATCAGCTTAGCTCCGGCGGCCAGAGCGTTCGTTTTGTAGAGGATAAACCGGGTAGTGAATGCCGTCTGTTAGGCACCGCCACCGGTGAACAGAGCAACTGGCTGTCTGGCCAGCACGGTGATGAGGGCGGCTCTATGCGCGGCGCGGCGAATGCACTGCGTAACAATGCGGCCGAAATGGGCGGCAACGTGCTGTACGGCGTGAGCAGCCCAACCCAGACTCTGCTCTCGAGCTTTGCGCCAACGGCCAGCCAAATGACCGGTCAGGTTTATAAGTGCCCGAACTGA
- a CDS encoding elongation factor P, with amino-acid sequence MATYSSNDFRAGLKIMMDGEPYAVEASEFVKPGKGQAFARVKLRRLLTGTRVEKTFKSTDSAEGADVVDMNLTYLYNDGEFYHFMNNQTFEQLAADEKAVGENAKWLLDQAECIVTLWNGQPISVTPPNFVELEIVETDPGLKGDTAGTGGKPATLSTGAVVKVPLFVQIGEVIKVDTRSGEYVSRVK; translated from the coding sequence ATGGCGACTTATTCTAGCAACGATTTCCGTGCCGGTCTTAAAATCATGATGGATGGCGAACCGTACGCGGTTGAAGCCAGCGAATTCGTAAAACCGGGCAAGGGTCAGGCGTTCGCGCGCGTTAAGCTGCGTCGTCTGCTGACCGGTACCCGCGTTGAGAAAACCTTCAAGTCTACCGACTCTGCAGAAGGCGCTGACGTTGTCGATATGAACCTGACTTACCTGTACAACGACGGTGAGTTCTACCACTTCATGAACAACCAAACCTTCGAGCAGCTGGCTGCGGACGAAAAAGCCGTTGGCGAAAACGCTAAATGGCTGCTGGACCAGGCTGAGTGCATCGTTACCCTGTGGAACGGTCAGCCAATCTCCGTCACCCCACCAAACTTCGTTGAGCTGGAAATCGTTGAAACCGATCCAGGTCTGAAAGGCGACACCGCAGGGACCGGCGGCAAGCCAGCTACCCTGAGCACCGGCGCTGTGGTTAAAGTTCCGTTGTTCGTACAGATCGGCGAAGTCATCAAAGTTGACACCCGTTCTGGTGAATACGTTTCTCGCGTGAAGTAA
- a CDS encoding beta-lactamase, which produces MKKSLCLTLLLAASCSSFAAQKELTAPQIERLVNRTIAPLMKEQAIPGMAVAVIYKGYPLYFTWGKADVQRNVPVTQQTLFELGSVSKTFTGVLGGDALARGEVSLSDPAQKYWPELNGDQWKGITLLQLATYTAGGLPLQVPDSVTNSEALLKFYQDWQPQWAPGTQRLYANASIGLFGALMVKPSGMSFEQAMSKRVFEPLSLTHTWINVPATEESHYAWGYRDGKAVRVSPGMLDAEAYGVKSSIEDMAHWVQANMAPDRLEDKTLAQGIQLAQSHYWRVGSMYQGLGWEMLNWPVKAKTVIDGSDNKVALAPHPATLIEPPVSKVKASWVHKTGSTGGFGSYVAFIPEKQLGIVMLANKSYPNTERVKAAYAILEALK; this is translated from the coding sequence ATGAAAAAATCCCTTTGCCTGACGCTGCTGCTCGCCGCCTCATGCTCAAGCTTTGCCGCACAAAAAGAACTGACTGCACCGCAGATTGAAAGGCTCGTGAACCGCACTATTGCCCCGCTAATGAAAGAGCAGGCGATCCCTGGCATGGCGGTGGCCGTTATCTACAAAGGCTACCCGCTGTATTTCACCTGGGGAAAAGCCGACGTACAGCGCAATGTGCCGGTAACGCAGCAAACGTTGTTTGAACTGGGCTCGGTCAGTAAAACCTTTACCGGCGTGCTGGGCGGAGATGCTTTGGCTCGCGGCGAGGTTAGCCTTAGCGATCCGGCGCAAAAATACTGGCCTGAGCTGAATGGCGACCAGTGGAAGGGGATCACCCTGCTTCAGCTTGCCACCTACACCGCCGGAGGCCTGCCGCTGCAGGTGCCGGACAGCGTGACCAACAGTGAGGCACTGCTTAAGTTCTACCAGGACTGGCAACCGCAATGGGCACCGGGCACGCAGCGCCTCTACGCCAACGCGAGCATCGGGCTATTTGGTGCCTTGATGGTGAAGCCGTCAGGGATGAGCTTTGAACAGGCGATGTCAAAACGCGTCTTTGAGCCGCTGAGCCTTACGCATACCTGGATTAACGTTCCGGCCACGGAAGAAAGCCACTACGCCTGGGGCTACCGGGATGGTAAAGCCGTGCGGGTCTCGCCGGGCATGCTGGATGCGGAAGCCTATGGCGTGAAATCCAGCATCGAAGATATGGCCCATTGGGTGCAGGCGAACATGGCTCCCGATCGCCTGGAAGACAAAACGTTAGCTCAGGGTATTCAGCTCGCTCAGTCACACTACTGGCGGGTGGGCAGCATGTATCAGGGGCTTGGCTGGGAGATGCTGAACTGGCCGGTGAAGGCGAAAACGGTCATTGACGGCAGCGACAACAAGGTCGCCCTGGCCCCGCATCCCGCAACGCTTATTGAGCCGCCGGTCTCTAAGGTCAAAGCCTCATGGGTGCATAAAACCGGTTCTACGGGCGGCTTTGGTAGCTACGTGGCCTTTATTCCGGAGAAACAGCTTGGCATCGTGATGCTGGCAAACAAAAGTTACCCGAATACCGAGCGAGTAAAAGCTGCTTACGCCATTCTTGAAGCGCTGAAATAG
- a CDS encoding membrane protein (lipocalin; globomycin-sensitive outer membrane lipoprotein), whose product MRIWPAVTALAVALFVVSCSTPTPPPNVTVVQNFEAKRFIGTWYEIARMDHSFESGLNQVTATYSFMDDGGLRVINRGFNPDRQMWQQAEGKAYFTGDPSVAALKVSFFGPFYGGYNVIALDKDYRHALVCGPDLSYLWILSRTPTISPDLKQQLLATAARQGFAVDKLIWVKQPGS is encoded by the coding sequence ATGCGCATTTGGCCAGCTGTCACCGCGCTTGCGGTCGCATTATTCGTTGTCTCCTGTAGCACCCCAACCCCTCCCCCCAACGTCACGGTCGTACAAAACTTCGAGGCAAAACGTTTTATCGGCACATGGTATGAAATCGCCCGGATGGACCATAGCTTTGAAAGCGGCCTGAATCAGGTGACGGCCACCTACAGTTTTATGGATGACGGCGGCCTGCGCGTGATAAACCGCGGGTTTAATCCGGACAGGCAGATGTGGCAACAGGCCGAAGGGAAGGCTTACTTCACCGGGGACCCGAGCGTCGCCGCGCTAAAAGTATCCTTCTTTGGCCCGTTCTACGGTGGCTATAACGTTATTGCACTGGATAAAGACTACCGCCATGCGCTGGTGTGCGGACCAGACCTCAGCTATCTGTGGATCCTGTCCCGCACGCCAACCATCAGCCCCGATCTTAAGCAACAGTTATTAGCCACCGCCGCACGTCAGGGCTTTGCGGTGGATAAATTGATTTGGGTGAAACAACCAGGCAGTTAG
- a CDS encoding transcriptional regulator, translating into MYKILLVDRCYFSRQGLTHLLNQKNNLATAVSISETDSLLLAREKIIKWQPNMVIADFNSFSTALHNIQQLSTIYSACGDTTRLLLLQSGQHPTIAEYCATQGTTDIWDKSLSLSALTALIQQTIATRPPFREVKRHITPLLTLREERILKLWKEEANNEYIARVMNISVKTVYTYKRNIRLKLGADNRLSLFLNIPEAVLE; encoded by the coding sequence ATGTATAAAATATTATTGGTTGATAGGTGTTACTTCAGCCGTCAGGGACTGACGCACTTGCTCAATCAGAAAAATAATCTGGCTACGGCAGTGAGTATTTCAGAGACCGACAGTTTGCTTCTCGCTCGGGAAAAAATTATTAAATGGCAGCCTAATATGGTGATAGCCGATTTCAACAGCTTCTCAACCGCATTGCATAATATCCAGCAGCTTTCGACTATTTATTCTGCCTGTGGCGATACAACACGCCTGTTGCTCCTGCAAAGCGGACAACACCCTACCATTGCCGAGTACTGCGCGACACAAGGCACCACCGATATTTGGGATAAGTCATTATCATTGTCGGCGCTAACAGCATTAATTCAGCAGACTATTGCGACTCGCCCACCATTCCGTGAAGTGAAGCGTCATATTACGCCGTTACTGACATTACGCGAAGAAAGAATATTAAAACTCTGGAAGGAGGAAGCGAATAATGAATATATCGCCAGAGTAATGAATATAAGCGTGAAAACAGTTTACACCTATAAGCGCAACATTAGGTTGAAATTAGGGGCTGACAATAGACTCTCGCTTTTCTTAAATATCCCTGAAGCCGTTTTAGAATAA
- a CDS encoding entericidin B membrane lipoprotein encodes MIKKAIAAFFSLVVLSSLLTACNTTRGVGEDIQSGGKAISGAAAKAQE; translated from the coding sequence ATGATTAAGAAAGCCATTGCTGCGTTTTTCTCTCTCGTCGTTCTTTCATCCTTGTTGACCGCCTGTAATACGACACGCGGCGTGGGCGAGGATATTCAAAGCGGCGGTAAAGCTATTTCTGGTGCAGCAGCAAAAGCACAGGAATAA
- a CDS encoding multidrug transporter (member of the SMR family of proton-dependent drug efflux transporters; quaternary ammonium compound efflux pump; confers resistance to cetylpyridinium, cetyldimethylethyl ammonium and cetrimide cations) has protein sequence MAWIVLFVAGLLEVVWAVGLKYTHGFSRLWPSVITIVAMVVSMALLAWAMKTLPTGTAYAVWTGIGAVGAAITGILLLGESANPMRLASLALIVVGIVGLKLSTH, from the coding sequence ATGGCCTGGATCGTTCTGTTTGTTGCTGGATTACTGGAAGTTGTTTGGGCAGTAGGGCTTAAATATACCCACGGCTTTAGCCGTCTGTGGCCTAGCGTTATCACCATCGTCGCGATGGTTGTCAGCATGGCTTTGCTCGCCTGGGCAATGAAAACGCTGCCCACCGGCACCGCCTATGCGGTGTGGACCGGGATAGGTGCCGTTGGCGCGGCTATTACCGGGATTCTGCTGCTGGGAGAGTCGGCTAACCCGATGCGTCTGGCTAGCCTGGCTCTGATTGTGGTTGGGATCGTTGGCCTGAAACTTTCCACGCACTAA